From the Actinomyces sp. zg-332 genome, the window TTGAAATTATTGGTGCATAAAGAATTGCGAGCAAGGTATCGTGGTTCTGTGCTAGGTATGTTGTGGTCTTATGCTAAACCAGCAATGCAATTTACTGTATTTTACTTTGCTCTAGGTGTGTTTTTGAAAATGAATAGAGCTGTAGATAACTACGCTATCTATTTGTTTTCTGGCGTTATAATGATTAACTATTTCTCTGAAGTATTTGGTAACTGTACTCGTTCAGTTGTGGGAAATGCGGCTTTAGTTAAAAAGATATATTTGCCTCGTGAGTTGTTTCCTGTTTCATCAGTGTTTGTGGGAATTGCTCACTTTTTACCTCAACTGGTAGTTTTACTTGTAGGTGCTTTGATTTATGGTTGGGTTCCGACATTTTCAAGTATACTTGCGTTAATACTTGCTTTTAGTATCGTTACAATATTTGCACTAGGGCTGGGTATATTATTTGCTGCTCTAAATGTTTTGTTTAGAGATGCTGAAAACTTTGTAGATATAATACTTATGATAACGACTTGGATATGTCCAGTTCTATATAGTTGGCATAACGTTTATGATGTTTTCCAAGGAACTGTATATTGGAAACTATATCAGCTGAATCCTTTGGCACCAGCTGTTGAGCTATTCCATGAAGCATTTTGGTCACCTACGTTGTCAACTCCGTCTGATAATCCTGCCCGTATGTGGGAATGGGGATTAATCGCTTTAGTTACATCATTTATATTCTTAATTATTGGTGAGCTAGTGTTCAGAAAATTAGATAAACGATTTGCTCAGGAACTCTAATGATAAATGAAAATAATGTAGTTATATCAGTCAAGAATGTTAGTAAAGAATTTATTTTACGAAATACTCATACTCTAAAAGATATGATTGTATGGACATTTACTGGCAGAAAAAATAAGTTGAAAGATAACTTTTTTGCTTTGAAAGACGTGTCTTTTGATATAAATGAGGGTGAATCTGTTGCTCTGCTTGGATATAACGGTTCCGGTAAATCTACTATGTTAAAGCTTATTTCTGGTGTGATGAGGCAGTCTTCAGGCAAAATTGGGGTTAAGGGTAATATCGCTGGGCTTATTGAAGTAGGAGCAGGTTTTCACCCTGATTTAACAGGGCGAGAAAATGTTTATCTAAATGGTGCTATTTTGGGAATGAGTAAAGAAGAAATTGATACTTGTTTTGATAGCATTGTTGCTTTTTCAGAGATAGAGCAATTTATCGATACTGAAGTTAAATTTTATTCTTCGGGTATGTTTTTGCGTTTAGCTTTTGCTGTTGCTATACATACTGATCCTGATATCTTTTTGATTGATGAGATTTTAGCTGTGGGGGACGAAAACTTTAGGGCTAAATGTTTGAAAAAGATAAAGGAATTCAAAGAAAAAGGTAAGTCTTTGGTCATAGTTAGCCATGATTTAGATATGGTTTCTAATATTTGTGATCGTGGTGTTGTTCTTGAGTATGGGGACAAAAAATTTG encodes:
- a CDS encoding ABC transporter permease, whose translation is MSKTAIEAKNLAEPGKSKGLLEVFSRRYLLKLLVHKELRARYRGSVLGMLWSYAKPAMQFTVFYFALGVFLKMNRAVDNYAIYLFSGVIMINYFSEVFGNCTRSVVGNAALVKKIYLPRELFPVSSVFVGIAHFLPQLVVLLVGALIYGWVPTFSSILALILAFSIVTIFALGLGILFAALNVLFRDAENFVDIILMITTWICPVLYSWHNVYDVFQGTVYWKLYQLNPLAPAVELFHEAFWSPTLSTPSDNPARMWEWGLIALVTSFIFLIIGELVFRKLDKRFAQEL
- a CDS encoding ABC transporter ATP-binding protein codes for the protein MINENNVVISVKNVSKEFILRNTHTLKDMIVWTFTGRKNKLKDNFFALKDVSFDINEGESVALLGYNGSGKSTMLKLISGVMRQSSGKIGVKGNIAGLIEVGAGFHPDLTGRENVYLNGAILGMSKEEIDTCFDSIVAFSEIEQFIDTEVKFYSSGMFLRLAFAVAIHTDPDIFLIDEILAVGDENFRAKCLKKIKEFKEKGKSLVIVSHDLDMVSNICDRGVVLEYGDKKFDGPIDEAIKFMRRDK